The Deinococcus puniceus genome segment ATGCCCGCGCCGCATAAAAGCCTTGCCCAGTGCTGGGGTCGTCGTAAGCCACCACGATGCTGTCGTTGCCGATACCCGCCGCGCCCAGCCACGCCGCCAAGTCTTGCGGGTCGGGCAGAGGATGACGGCCACCCGCCCCGTCCGGCTGCACTGGGCCGCTCAGGTCGGTTTCTAGGTCGGCATACACCGCGCCCGGAATGTGGCCGCCCATGTAAGCAAAGCGCCCCACCAACGGGTCAGACAAGGCGTAGCGGCAGTCCAGCACACGCACATCGGACAGACGCTCCAGCAGCCACGCCGCAGACTTGAGGGGAGAGGGCAGGCCAGAAGTAGGCGCGGCGTCGGTCATGTCCGCTAGCCTACACCGGTGGAGACATGAGACAAAAACAAAAAATCCGCCCTGCTCGGACGGTGATAAAACAAATATAGCGTGCTATGCAGGCGGTGTCAAACCGTTGCGGTAGGTTTGAAAAACGCCGTTCCACACGGCAAAACTACCAAGCCCACATCCAACTCCATGCATAAGGGCGGCCCCTCAAGAAAGACCGCCCGGCTGCTTTTCCCAGATTTCGGCCTCAGCGGGCCACTTCCACCGCTCGGCTTTCGCGTACCACCGTCACTTGCACCTGTCCGGGGTATTCCATGTCCTGCTCCACCCGTCCGGCAATCTCGCGGGCCAGCAGGGTCGCCTGCGCGTCGGTCACTTTGTCGGGCTGAACGATCACGCGCACTTCCCGGCCCGCCTGAATGGCGTAGGCCTGCTGCACACCGGGGAACGACACCGCGATCTGTTCCAGTTGCTCCAGACGGCGCACATACGATTCCAACTCCTCGCGCCTCGCACCGGGCCGGGCCGCGCTGATGGCGTCGGCGGCGGCCACCAGCACCGAGTACAGCGTTTCGCCGTTTTCCGGGTCGTGGTGGTGGGCAATGGCGTCAATCACGTCAAAGGGTTCGCCAAAGCGTTTGGCAAGGTTGATACCGATTTCCACGTGTGTGCCGTCTATTTCGCGGTCAATGCTCTTGCCCACGTCGTGCATCAGGCCGGCGCGGCGGGCCAGCCCAGCGTCCAGCCCCAGTTCGTCGGCCATGATGCCCGTCAGGTGCGCCACCTGCACCGAGTGTTTCAGCACGTTCTGGCCGTAACTGGTACGGAAATACATCCGGCCCAGCAGTTGCACCAGCCCCGGCTTCAGGCCCACCACGCCCGCCTCGATGGCCGCCTCTTCCCCCTGCGTATGGATGAATGTTTTCATCTCATCCTGCGCCTTATGCACCATTTCTTCTATTCGGGTGGGGTGAATACGGCCATCGGCCACCAATGCGTCTAGCACGTGCTTGGCCACCTCGCGGCGCACCGGATTGAAGGAACTGAGGATCACGGCTTCGGGCGTGTCGTCGATAATCAGATCCACACCCGTCAGGGCCTCGAATGCCCGGATGTTGCGGCCCTCGCGCCCGATCAGACGGCCTTTCATGGCGTCGTTGGGAATCGGCACCACGCTGACGCTCAGGGCCGCGCTCGTTTCGCTGGCGCTGCGCTGAATGGCCTGCGCGATCACTTGCCGCGCTGTGCGTTTGGCGTCCCCGGTGGCCCGCTCCAGCATCGTCTTGATCCGCAGGGCTTTTTCTTCTTCCAGCTCGGCGTCCAGGCGGCTCAGAATCAAGTCGCGGGCCACCTCATGCGTCAGGCCCGCCACCTCATACAGCTTCAAATCCACCTGACGGCCCCGCTCGGCAAGGTCGGCTTCCTGACCTGCCAAGATCCGCAACTGGCCTTCCAGCCGTTCTTCCAGCGAGTCCAGCTTGTCGCCTCTGGCGTCCAGTTGCTCGGCCCGGCGGTTCAGGCGCTCGATTTCGCGCTTCAGCTCCTCGCGTTCGCGGCGGTTTTCCTGTCGGTCTGCGGCCAGGGCCTCGCGTTCCCGCGCCGAATCCTGCTTGATCTGGGCACGTTCGGCGTCCAGCCCGGCCCTGAGGCCCGTGAGTTGTTCTCTTCTGGCGGCTTCCTGCGCGGCTTGTGCGGCCTCACGTTCACCCGCTTCCTGAATTCGTTTGCTGGCGTCCTGTCTGGACTGGTCTGCTTGCTCGCGCACCTGCCGGGCTTCCGTTTCTGCCTGCCCCCGAATGCGCTCCGCTTCTGCACGTGCTTCCCGCAACAGCCGGTCATCAATCTCGGCCCGTTCTTTCAGGCCGCGTGACTGCCCCGCGAAAAACCCGCCGACCAATCCCCCCAGGAGCGCCAAAATGACGTACAGCATGGTCATGATGGCTCCTTTTGTCCTTTGTTCATAGGATGATGTATGGGGCGTCAGTTGTCGGCTGACCTCCGTCTACACCATATGAAAAGTGATGAGGGTGGAACTGTTGTGCCCTGCGTGTTCCGGCGTCCAGCCCGACAGAATCAGGCTCTAGCCAACGCGAACCGCTCGCATCAGAAGTGCCTTAAGAACAAGGTGCATTCAGAGAGAAACGTTTCGCCCCAGCAGTCTAGCCCCAAAGTCGCCTGACCCCCGCGCTACACCCGGTTCACTTGTGAAATTTTGTAATCGGCGGCCAGCCCGTGCCGCTAGGATGGGGCAGCAAAGAGAGAAGGCCGCACCTCAAACTTCGGCGACCTTCCCTGTTCAGAACTGGATTCTTGTGGGCCAACTCGGCTATTTCAGCGTTTCACCAAAGTAATTCAGCATGTCGCGCCGGGCGTCACGGCTGGCCTGCGTGTTGGCAATCTTGCCCTCGGCCAGCAGGAATCCATGCGGTTCGCCCTGATACACGCTCAGCTTGAAAGGCTTGTTGGCCGCGTCCAGCTTCTGGGCGTAGCTGTAAATACCCGCAATCGGGCTGGGCTGGTCTCTGGTGCCGTGAATGATGAGCATTGGCGCAGTTAGGTCGCCAATGAGGGCGGTGGGCGTTTGCGGCTTCAGCGCCGTGCCGCCCTGATCGGGGAAGCCGTACCACGCCACTCCCGATTTGAAGGCCTTCATCTGCGGCAGCAGCAGCATGGTGTAGCGTCCGCCCGCGCAGAATCCGGTCAGGCCTACCGCATTGATATTCACGTCTGGGCGCAGCGCCAATGCCTTCAGGCCGTCTTCCACCAACGTTTTTACGGTGGCGTCGCTGGGTTCCGGCTCGAAGGTCTGCCAGCCCAGCGCCAGCGTCACGTATCCGGCGGCGGCCATCTCGTCTACCAAATCGCGGTAGCCCTGCTCCAAGCCCCGGAAGGAATGCAGCAAAATCACGGCGGGCCGCCGGGTAGCTGGCGTGGTAGCGGCAGGAGCGGCCAGATAGCTTTTGTAGGCTTTGCCGCCGCTCAGCACGTCTAGATTCTGCCCTTCCGAAACGGCAACGGTGGTCGGGGTGGCAGTGGGCGTCGTCGTTTGGGCCGCCCCCGGCTGCGTGAGGGCGAGCGAGATCAGGGCCAATGCAGGCAGCGCGTGCTTGAGCATAGGTAAATCCTCCCAGTTGCTTAGCTGTGTTGCTTTGTATGTGCCTCTACCGTACCCAATGTGTGGCCTTCCCCGTGTCTGCTGCCGTGCAGAGTAAGCAAAGAATGAAGACCAACAATAAGTCGGGCCGCTTCCCCTAACAGGAAACGGCCCCACTTGAAAGTTCAGATTTGGATTACTTCTGAGCGTGTACCACGAGCTTCATCGGAATGGTGACTTCCGGGTGAGCGCGGTAGGCAATATCGTATTCGCCGATTTCCTTGACGGTCTTGGGCATTTCGATTTTGCGGCGATCCACGTCGAAGCCGAGGCGATCCAGGGCGTCAGCGACGTTGCCGTGCGTGACGGCTCCGTAGACTTTGCCTTCGCCAGCGCGAACGCTGATTTCCACGGCTACACCGTTGAGGCGGCTGGCGAGGTCTTCGGCCACGGCCTTCTCCTGCGCCTGAATCTTCTGGCGCGAGCGAAGGCGGGCTTCGAGGCTCTTCATGTTGGTGGTGGTGGCGGGCGTGGCCATTCCCTGAGGAATCAGCCAGTTGCGGGCGTACCCGGCCTTGACTTCCACAACGTCGCCCGTTTTGCCGAGGCGACCGGGTTCGAGAAGAATAACTTGCATGTCTCTTCTCCTTACTTCCGAACCAGTTTCTCGGTGTAGGGCAACAGCGCAAGTTGGCGGGCGATTTTAATCGTCTGCGCGATGCGGCGCTGGTGCTTGGCCGAGAGGCCGGTGCGGCGGCGAGGAAGAATTTTGCCCGTGTCACTCACGAAACGGCGCAACATCTTCACGTCTTTGTAGTCGGTGATTTCCAGTTCGCCAATGGAGAACGGGTCTACCTTGGGCTTGCGGGGGCGCTTTGGCCCCTTACCGCGTGGTTTGCGGTCAGCACTGTTCTGCGTCATAGGGATTCCTTGTGAAGCTCGTTTTAGAAGCCCCTGCTCGCCACACCGTCAGGTGAGGTTTAAAAAGGCAGGTCTTCTTCTTCCGGCGGAAAATCGTCGAGACCTTGATCAATATCCAAGCCGCCCGAACGGTTCCCCGAATTCGCTCCCCGACTGGCCGAAGCCGCTGCTGGGGGACGCGCCGTACTGCTCGTGGTCTGAGGACGAGGTGCGGCGGGGGTGGCTGCGGGACTGCCGGTGACGCCCGCGCCTCGGGACAGGGCTTCGACTCGCGTCGCCTCTATCTTGGTGCTGTTGCGCTTGTTGCCGTCTTTGTCTTGCCACGATTCGTTGACCAGTCGGCCTTGCACCAGTACCGGATCACCCTTGCGGAGATCTTTCATGGCTTCGGCCAGTTCACGCCAGAGCGTCATGTCGATCCAGTGGGTCTTTTCCTGCTTTTGCCCTTGCCGGTCATTCCACGTCTCGTTCACGGCGAGGCCGATGCCGAGTACCGCGTCTCCAGCGGGGGTGTAGCGCAGTTCGGGGTCACGTACAACGTTCCCGATGACAACCACTTCATTCATGCCGTTCTGCATTCGGACGCCGCCTCCAGCATCCTGCACGAGTTCCGGGGTGTAGCCGAGCTGCTCCATGCGGAGTGCCTTCACTTTCACCGCGCTGCGTTTGCCGCCTTCCGGCGCTTCCCACTGGCTGTAATCTAGGCTGCCTTCGACCATCACGGCGTCTCCGCCTTTCAGGTTGCGTTCGGCCTGCCACTCGGCGGGTTTGCCGAGAATAGAGACACGGTGATACCAAGGGAGTTTGCGCTCGCGTCCATCGGCTCCGACCACTTGGTCTTCTCCGGCGACAGTGGCTTCGAAGACTGCCACACCAGTTGGGGTGTACCGCAGTTCGGGGTCACGGGCGAGTGCGCCAATCAGGTAAACATGGTTCATGCCTCGGGCCATAACAGGTGCTCCTTTTTTGCTGGCTGATACGCGGGGCGTACCGTACTGGGGGCTTTAACGTTGCTGGCTGACCCTGCATATTCAATCGAAGAGCAGGTTGACTTTACTTTAACAAGTCCTGAGCGTTACGTCAATGGCGTAATGCCACTGGCTCGGCTTCAGGCTTTCTTCGTCTTCCACTCCGGGCGGTCTTTGACCACCAAGATACGGCGGACGTGATCGCGCAGGCGCAGGCTGGCGGCGATGTCCTTTTCAGGGTTGCCGTTGGCCTTGATGGAGTACATCAAGTAGTAGCCTTCGCGGTCTTTGTTGATGGCGTAGGCCAAGCGGCGGTTGCCCACATCGTCGAGGCTGGCGATTTCGGCCCCGGCCCCTTTCAGGGTGGTTTCGATGTACTCCTTCTCGATTGCCACTTGCTCGGCGCTCAGGTTGGGGTTCAGGATCAGGTTCAGATCGTAAGTATTCATAGTTCACCTCCTCGGTGTTGGGGAATGTGCGTGTTTTGCGGCTCTTTACAAACCACCAGACAGCGCAACTCACCACTTTACCAGAGCCGGGGCGGGGATGCCAGAGCCTAGCGGCATATCTGGCAGGCGGCAAGGCCAACGGGTAGGCTGGGGCATGACTGATCTTGTGCCAGACGTAGAACAACCGACTTCGGCCAGCACGAATGCCGCCCAAATTGATGCCCAAACAGATTCAGATGACGGTGGCACGTGGGTGGACGGTATCCTAGACATTCTGAAAGAAGCTGTGGAAGGCGGCACTCCCGGTCAGGGCACGGCTTTCTTAGACGGCACCAAAGCCGATGGCAGCGGCAATCACGGCCTCCTCGCCACGTTGGACTCCCTCACGGCAGCGCAGGCAAGTCAGGATGTCCACGGGTCTAGCATTGCTGGACACACCTTGCATACGGCCTACCATCTGGAAGTCATCGTGCGTTGGGAACGCGACGGAGACCGGGGGCCGTTCGATTGGCAGGGCAGCTTTGGCACCGGCCAAGTCACCGACGACGACTGGGATGAAGCCCGCGTGCGCCTACGAACGGCCTATGACGCCCTGTGCGCTTTTGCCCGCACGCAGGCCGCGCAACCCGTTACCGGAGACGCGGTGGGCGGCCTCGCTGGGGGCATGGCCCATGTCGTGTACCACCTCGGCAGCATCCGGCAGATGGTGAAGGCGCTGGGATAGGGATGGCAATCCGCGCCTTTAGGCCAGCCGACGCCGAAGCTTGGGCCGCCATTCAGAACGCGGGTCTAGGTCAGCCAATGACTGCCGAAGCGCTGCTGGCCGATGAAGCCCGCCGCAACCCAGCCCACTTCAGTCGCCGCTGGGTTTTTGAAGGGACTGGAGAGGTTCTGGGTGTGGCCCACCTGTATTTCTTCCCTTTCGATCCGCCCGGCTTCCTGCATGTGACCTTGCAGGTTCAGCCGTCAGCGCGGGGCAAAGGTGTGGGGAGTGCGTTGTGGGCGACTGTGCTGGAAGAAGCCCAGCAGCAAGGGGCAGCTTTGGCCGCCAGCGTGGACGACACCGATGCCGAAAGCCTGCGCTGGGCCACGCGGCGCGGATTTGTTCAGCACGCTCACCGTTTCGCCTCCGAACTGGATTTGACGGTTTTCGATGCCGCAGTCCACGCGCCTGCACTGGCAAATGCTCTAGCGCAGGGCGTCACGTTCACCGATCTGGCGGGGGCCGATGCGGCTACCGTTGACCGCTACTTGAATTTTTTTGCAGACCGACTGACCGAAACGCCCGATCTGGCGGGGCATCCCCGCTGGCCGCTGGCCCAAGTGCGAGAGATGCTGCGGCTGGACGGGACGCCCGATTTTCCCGCCCGCCCCGACTGGCTGATTTTGGCAATAGCCCCAGACGGCGAATGGCTAGGCACCAGCGCCATGATCGGTTTTGCCTCCCGGCCTTTCTTGTACAACGAACTCACCGCCGTTATTCCGGCTGCACGTGGGCGCGGCTTAGCCCTGCCACTCAAACTTCAGGCCATTGCCCGCGCACGGGAAGAAGGCTACGCGCTGATGAGAACCAACAACCTGTCTACCAACGCACCGATGCTGCGCGTGAACCGTCAACTGGGATTCGCGCCGCAGCCGGGGCGCTTCGAGCTACATCTGGGCGAGTTGAACTGATACGGGATCAAAAAGAGTTTCAAACAGGTGATGTTTCCCTCTCCACCTGTGGGACTCGCAGAGCTGCGGAGCAGAGAGGGGCGCTGCACAGCAGCGGGGTGAGGGGGCCACCGGGAGAGCAACCCCGCCCCATGACAAGAAATCATTTTAGTTTCGTGTGAGTTGTGCTGGAACGTAGAACGTGGACAAGGCGTGGCGGCTGATTCATCTCAGACTCGCCACGCCTTGTCTACAACCTATGTCCTACTCCCCCTATTTTTTCGCCCGCTTAAACGGATTCCAGCCTTTGGCGGGGGCTTCGGACGCTTTGGCCGGAGCAGGCACCGAGGGCGTGGGTTGCAGCGGCACACGCGGCGTCGCCATGCCGTGCCTTCCGGCGCGTTGGCCTGCTTCCAACACGGGCGGCGCATCTTCCAGTTCATGAAAACGTTCGTCTTGTGGGGTCTCGCCCATCGCCGTCAGCAGGGCGCGGCGAATGGCGTCGGCGGTGGGGCGGTCATGTGGGCGCTTGGCGAGGGCCAATTCTGCCAACCGCGACACGTTGCGGGCCACCTGTGGATTCAGATGAATCAAGGGCTGCGGAAAGCGGGTCATGTGCGCCACCATCAGTTCTTCGTAGGTATTGCCCGTAAAAGGGCGCTGGCCGCACAGTAGTTCGTACATCATGATGCCGAGGCTGTACACGTCGCTGGCCCCGCTGCTGCCCTCACCGTGATAGATCTCCGGAGCCATATAGAACGGACTGCCGCTGACTTTGCCGCCCTGAGACGTGAAATAGGTGTTCCCCAGATCGCCCAGCGACGCCCGGCCTTCACTGACGTACACGTTCTGGGTCTTCACGTCCTGATGCACCGCGCCCAGATGGTGCAGGTAGGTCAGGGCCGAGGCGATGTCGGCCAACAGGCGCATGCTGTCCTGAAGCGGCAACATTCTTCCCGGCTGGCGTGCCAAATGCTCGTTCAGTGCGCCTTCCGGGTAATAGCGGATAGCCAGAAACGACAGCGGCCCAAACGGAGTCCCCGCGTATCCCGGCACCAGATGAGGATGCCGGAATTGCAGCGTCAGACGCACCTCATTGCCAAAGCGTTCGGCGGCCTCATGCACGGCTAAGGTTTCGGCCAGCGGAATCTTGAGGGCCACCTCGCGTCCGTCGGCCCCCACGCCCAAGCGTACAAGCGACGTGTTGCCGCGCCCCAACGCTTGCAGCAGGGTGTAACCGGGAATAGAGATAGGTGTGGGTTCAGTCATGGGAGAGGGGAGAGCAGCCGTTTACACAGCGAACGTCGGAAGGACTCCACCTAAACGGGGCGGCAAATATGAACGCGGCTGCTGGCGTCAGTGTACCTGTAGTTCATCACGCAAATCTGTCGGACTGACCGGAGAACTTCATGAATGGGCGAGTCGGTGGGTGAGTGACAACGGGCAAAAGCAGGGGCCAGAACAGAGACTTTTCCCTGATCTGGCCCGCCTTCCGGGTTGAGAGTAGTTTGCTGACGCTTCAGCTAAAGCAGTTGGTTGGGCTTACTCGTCGTCTGCGCCTTCTTCGGCTACCCGTTTGCCTGCCATCCATTCCAGTCCGGCCCACATCAGGTCATCCAAATCGCCGTCCAGCACGTCGCTGGGGTTGTGCTTCATCAGGCCGGTGCGGTGATCCTTGATGTACTGCTTGTCCAACACATAAGAGCGGATTTGCGATCCCCACTCGATCTTCTTCTGCTCGCCACGTGCTTTGGCTTCCTCGGCTTCACGCTTCTTGATTTCTATGTCATAGAGGCGCTGTTTGAGGATTTGCAGGGCGATCTCATGGTTCTTGATCTGCGAGCGCGTGACCTGAGACGCCACCGCGATTCCGGTGGGCAAGTGGGTCAGGCGCACGGCAGAATCGGTGGTGTTCACGCCCTGACCGCCCGCGCCCTGTGACCGGAACACGTCACGGCGCAGATCGCTGACCGGAATGTGAATGTTGATTTCTTCTTCCGGCACTTCAGCCACCACATCTACCGACGCAAACGACGTATGGCGGCGGTTGTTGCTGTCAAAGGGCGACACGCGCACGAGGCGGTGAACGCCGTGTTCGGGGGCCATCATGCCGTAAGCCTTCTCGCCCCGAATAATAAATTCGGAACTCAGGACGCCCGCCTGCTCGCCGTCTTGCTGGTCGATCAGTTCCACCTTGAAGCCGCGCCGCTCGCCCCAGCGCATAAACATCCGCGAGAGCATCCCGGCCCAGTCCTGCGA includes the following:
- the rny gene encoding ribonuclease Y yields the protein MTMLYVILALLGGLVGGFFAGQSRGLKERAEIDDRLLREARAEAERIRGQAETEARQVREQADQSRQDASKRIQEAGEREAAQAAQEAARREQLTGLRAGLDAERAQIKQDSAREREALAADRQENRREREELKREIERLNRRAEQLDARGDKLDSLEERLEGQLRILAGQEADLAERGRQVDLKLYEVAGLTHEVARDLILSRLDAELEEEKALRIKTMLERATGDAKRTARQVIAQAIQRSASETSAALSVSVVPIPNDAMKGRLIGREGRNIRAFEALTGVDLIIDDTPEAVILSSFNPVRREVAKHVLDALVADGRIHPTRIEEMVHKAQDEMKTFIHTQGEEAAIEAGVVGLKPGLVQLLGRMYFRTSYGQNVLKHSVQVAHLTGIMADELGLDAGLARRAGLMHDVGKSIDREIDGTHVEIGINLAKRFGEPFDVIDAIAHHHDPENGETLYSVLVAAADAISAARPGARREELESYVRRLEQLEQIAVSFPGVQQAYAIQAGREVRVIVQPDKVTDAQATLLAREIAGRVEQDMEYPGQVQVTVVRESRAVEVAR
- a CDS encoding dienelactone hydrolase family protein — protein: MLKHALPALALISLALTQPGAAQTTTPTATPTTVAVSEGQNLDVLSGGKAYKSYLAAPAATTPATRRPAVILLHSFRGLEQGYRDLVDEMAAAGYVTLALGWQTFEPEPSDATVKTLVEDGLKALALRPDVNINAVGLTGFCAGGRYTMLLLPQMKAFKSGVAWYGFPDQGGTALKPQTPTALIGDLTAPMLIIHGTRDQPSPIAGIYSYAQKLDAANKPFKLSVYQGEPHGFLLAEGKIANTQASRDARRDMLNYFGETLK
- the rplI gene encoding 50S ribosomal protein L9 → MQVILLEPGRLGKTGDVVEVKAGYARNWLIPQGMATPATTTNMKSLEARLRSRQKIQAQEKAVAEDLASRLNGVAVEISVRAGEGKVYGAVTHGNVADALDRLGFDVDRRKIEMPKTVKEIGEYDIAYRAHPEVTIPMKLVVHAQK
- the rpsR gene encoding 30S ribosomal protein S18, which translates into the protein MTQNSADRKPRGKGPKRPRKPKVDPFSIGELEITDYKDVKMLRRFVSDTGKILPRRRTGLSAKHQRRIAQTIKIARQLALLPYTEKLVRK
- a CDS encoding single-stranded DNA-binding protein — encoded protein: MARGMNHVYLIGALARDPELRYTPTGVAVFEATVAGEDQVVGADGRERKLPWYHRVSILGKPAEWQAERNLKGGDAVMVEGSLDYSQWEAPEGGKRSAVKVKALRMEQLGYTPELVQDAGGGVRMQNGMNEVVVIGNVVRDPELRYTPAGDAVLGIGLAVNETWNDRQGQKQEKTHWIDMTLWRELAEAMKDLRKGDPVLVQGRLVNESWQDKDGNKRNSTKIEATRVEALSRGAGVTGSPAATPAAPRPQTTSSTARPPAAASASRGANSGNRSGGLDIDQGLDDFPPEEEDLPF
- the rpsF gene encoding 30S ribosomal protein S6, encoding MNTYDLNLILNPNLSAEQVAIEKEYIETTLKGAGAEIASLDDVGNRRLAYAINKDREGYYLMYSIKANGNPEKDIAASLRLRDHVRRILVVKDRPEWKTKKA
- a CDS encoding DinB family protein; its protein translation is MTDLVPDVEQPTSASTNAAQIDAQTDSDDGGTWVDGILDILKEAVEGGTPGQGTAFLDGTKADGSGNHGLLATLDSLTAAQASQDVHGSSIAGHTLHTAYHLEVIVRWERDGDRGPFDWQGSFGTGQVTDDDWDEARVRLRTAYDALCAFARTQAAQPVTGDAVGGLAGGMAHVVYHLGSIRQMVKALG
- a CDS encoding GNAT family N-acetyltransferase, translating into MAIRAFRPADAEAWAAIQNAGLGQPMTAEALLADEARRNPAHFSRRWVFEGTGEVLGVAHLYFFPFDPPGFLHVTLQVQPSARGKGVGSALWATVLEEAQQQGAALAASVDDTDAESLRWATRRGFVQHAHRFASELDLTVFDAAVHAPALANALAQGVTFTDLAGADAATVDRYLNFFADRLTETPDLAGHPRWPLAQVREMLRLDGTPDFPARPDWLILAIAPDGEWLGTSAMIGFASRPFLYNELTAVIPAARGRGLALPLKLQAIARAREEGYALMRTNNLSTNAPMLRVNRQLGFAPQPGRFELHLGELN
- a CDS encoding serine/threonine-protein kinase is translated as MTEPTPISIPGYTLLQALGRGNTSLVRLGVGADGREVALKIPLAETLAVHEAAERFGNEVRLTLQFRHPHLVPGYAGTPFGPLSFLAIRYYPEGALNEHLARQPGRMLPLQDSMRLLADIASALTYLHHLGAVHQDVKTQNVYVSEGRASLGDLGNTYFTSQGGKVSGSPFYMAPEIYHGEGSSGASDVYSLGIMMYELLCGQRPFTGNTYEELMVAHMTRFPQPLIHLNPQVARNVSRLAELALAKRPHDRPTADAIRRALLTAMGETPQDERFHELEDAPPVLEAGQRAGRHGMATPRVPLQPTPSVPAPAKASEAPAKGWNPFKRAKK
- the prfB gene encoding peptide chain release factor 2 (programmed frameshift); the encoded protein is MQDLLEKLASLREYLDIPGKARRLNELDRELADPELWNDSARARQVTQEAGTVRRIVDGYQSLQSDADGLSEMLEMADAEELEMLAEEQANIQARVDELYRETLFTMPHSDTSAIVRVKSGAGGTESQDWAGMLSRMFMRWGERRGFKVELIDQQDGEQAGVLSSEFIIRGEKAYGMMAPEHGVHRLVRVSPFDSNNRRHTSFASVDVVAEVPEEEINIHIPVSDLRRDVFRSQGAGGQGVNTTDSAVRLTHLPTGIAVASQVTRSQIKNHEIALQILKQRLYDIEIKKREAEEAKARGEQKKIEWGSQIRSYVLDKQYIKDHRTGLMKHNPSDVLDGDLDDLMWAGLEWMAGKRVAEEGADDE